Proteins co-encoded in one Malus domestica chromosome 09, GDT2T_hap1 genomic window:
- the LOC114826944 gene encoding uncharacterized protein isoform X2 — MRSRKRRQCFPSCSSFRKVDEDENYRRRKKCNEELEWPHNSTHVKSQLTQCFINAMVGPRSWTGLFTRSNNRRNDSLSPFQEQRLLRLQARLQVPFDENRPDHQEALKALWHAAFPDVALQGLISDQWKEMGWQGSNPSTDFRGCGFISLENLLFYARTYPASFRRLLFKRDGNRATWEYPFAVAGINISFMLTEMLDLCSEKPRCLPGINFVKLLGEDEAAFDVLYCIAFEMVDAQWLAVNASYMQFNEVLQATRTQLERELSLEDTQRIHDLPAYNLLYQ, encoded by the exons ATGAGATCAAGGAAGCGTAGACAATGCTTTCCTTCTTGCTCTTCCTTTCGCAAA GTTGATGAGGATGAAAATTATAGGAGACGGAAAAAGTGCAATGAAGAGTTGGAATGGCCACACAATTCAACTCATGTCAAATCGCAGTTAACTCAATGTTTTA TTAATGCTATGGTTGGACCACGATCATGGACAGGACTATTTACGCGGTCAAATAACAGACGAAATGACTCCTTAAGTCCTTTTCAG GAACAGAGACTTCTGAGGCTTCAAGCACGATTACAAGTACCTTTTGACGAGAATCGCCCTGATCATCAA GAAGCCTTGaaagcattgtggcatgctGCCTTTCCAGATGTTGCTCTGCAAGGTCTGATCTCCGACCAATGGAAAGAGATGGGTTGGCAAGGTTCTAACCCCTCTACCGACTTTAG GGGTTGCGGTTTTATCTCCCTCGAGAACTTGCTTTTTTACGCCAGGACTTATCCA gCATCTTTCCGTAGGTTATTGTTCAAGCGAGATGGAAATCGAGCAACTTGGGAATACCCGTTTGCTGTTGCTGGCATAAATATATCATTTATGTTGACTGAAATGCTGGATCTTTGCTCAG AAAAACCAAGGTGTCTTCCAGGAATAAATTTCGTGAAACTATTAGGAG AAGATGAAGCCGCCTTTGATGTACTGTATTGTATAGCTTTCGAAATGGTTGATGCTCAGTGGCTCGCAGTGAATGCGTCCTACATGCAGTTTAAC GAGGTTCTACAAGCAACAAGGACGCAGTTGGAAAGGGAGCTGTCTTTGGAAGATACTCAAAGAATACATGATTTACCAGCTTACAATCTATTGTACCAGTAG
- the LOC114826944 gene encoding uncharacterized protein isoform X1 codes for MRSRKRRQCFPSCSSFRKVDEDENYRRRKKCNEELEWPHNSTHVKSQLTQCFTVVVNAMVGPRSWTGLFTRSNNRRNDSLSPFQEQRLLRLQARLQVPFDENRPDHQEALKALWHAAFPDVALQGLISDQWKEMGWQGSNPSTDFRGCGFISLENLLFYARTYPASFRRLLFKRDGNRATWEYPFAVAGINISFMLTEMLDLCSEKPRCLPGINFVKLLGEDEAAFDVLYCIAFEMVDAQWLAVNASYMQFNEVLQATRTQLERELSLEDTQRIHDLPAYNLLYQ; via the exons ATGAGATCAAGGAAGCGTAGACAATGCTTTCCTTCTTGCTCTTCCTTTCGCAAA GTTGATGAGGATGAAAATTATAGGAGACGGAAAAAGTGCAATGAAGAGTTGGAATGGCCACACAATTCAACTCATGTCAAATCGCAGTTAACTCAATGTTTTA CCGTTGTAGTTAATGCTATGGTTGGACCACGATCATGGACAGGACTATTTACGCGGTCAAATAACAGACGAAATGACTCCTTAAGTCCTTTTCAG GAACAGAGACTTCTGAGGCTTCAAGCACGATTACAAGTACCTTTTGACGAGAATCGCCCTGATCATCAA GAAGCCTTGaaagcattgtggcatgctGCCTTTCCAGATGTTGCTCTGCAAGGTCTGATCTCCGACCAATGGAAAGAGATGGGTTGGCAAGGTTCTAACCCCTCTACCGACTTTAG GGGTTGCGGTTTTATCTCCCTCGAGAACTTGCTTTTTTACGCCAGGACTTATCCA gCATCTTTCCGTAGGTTATTGTTCAAGCGAGATGGAAATCGAGCAACTTGGGAATACCCGTTTGCTGTTGCTGGCATAAATATATCATTTATGTTGACTGAAATGCTGGATCTTTGCTCAG AAAAACCAAGGTGTCTTCCAGGAATAAATTTCGTGAAACTATTAGGAG AAGATGAAGCCGCCTTTGATGTACTGTATTGTATAGCTTTCGAAATGGTTGATGCTCAGTGGCTCGCAGTGAATGCGTCCTACATGCAGTTTAAC GAGGTTCTACAAGCAACAAGGACGCAGTTGGAAAGGGAGCTGTCTTTGGAAGATACTCAAAGAATACATGATTTACCAGCTTACAATCTATTGTACCAGTAG
- the LOC114826944 gene encoding uncharacterized protein isoform X4 — protein MVGPRSWTGLFTRSNNRRNDSLSPFQEQRLLRLQARLQVPFDENRPDHQEALKALWHAAFPDVALQGLISDQWKEMGWQGSNPSTDFRGCGFISLENLLFYARTYPASFRRLLFKRDGNRATWEYPFAVAGINISFMLTEMLDLCSEKPRCLPGINFVKLLGEDEAAFDVLYCIAFEMVDAQWLAVNASYMQFNEVLQATRTQLERELSLEDTQRIHDLPAYNLLYQ, from the exons ATGGTTGGACCACGATCATGGACAGGACTATTTACGCGGTCAAATAACAGACGAAATGACTCCTTAAGTCCTTTTCAG GAACAGAGACTTCTGAGGCTTCAAGCACGATTACAAGTACCTTTTGACGAGAATCGCCCTGATCATCAA GAAGCCTTGaaagcattgtggcatgctGCCTTTCCAGATGTTGCTCTGCAAGGTCTGATCTCCGACCAATGGAAAGAGATGGGTTGGCAAGGTTCTAACCCCTCTACCGACTTTAG GGGTTGCGGTTTTATCTCCCTCGAGAACTTGCTTTTTTACGCCAGGACTTATCCA gCATCTTTCCGTAGGTTATTGTTCAAGCGAGATGGAAATCGAGCAACTTGGGAATACCCGTTTGCTGTTGCTGGCATAAATATATCATTTATGTTGACTGAAATGCTGGATCTTTGCTCAG AAAAACCAAGGTGTCTTCCAGGAATAAATTTCGTGAAACTATTAGGAG AAGATGAAGCCGCCTTTGATGTACTGTATTGTATAGCTTTCGAAATGGTTGATGCTCAGTGGCTCGCAGTGAATGCGTCCTACATGCAGTTTAAC GAGGTTCTACAAGCAACAAGGACGCAGTTGGAAAGGGAGCTGTCTTTGGAAGATACTCAAAGAATACATGATTTACCAGCTTACAATCTATTGTACCAGTAG
- the LOC114826944 gene encoding uncharacterized protein isoform X3: protein MLSFLLFLSQINAMVGPRSWTGLFTRSNNRRNDSLSPFQEQRLLRLQARLQVPFDENRPDHQEALKALWHAAFPDVALQGLISDQWKEMGWQGSNPSTDFRGCGFISLENLLFYARTYPASFRRLLFKRDGNRATWEYPFAVAGINISFMLTEMLDLCSEKPRCLPGINFVKLLGEDEAAFDVLYCIAFEMVDAQWLAVNASYMQFNEVLQATRTQLERELSLEDTQRIHDLPAYNLLYQ from the exons ATGCTTTCCTTCTTGCTCTTCCTTTCGCAAA TTAATGCTATGGTTGGACCACGATCATGGACAGGACTATTTACGCGGTCAAATAACAGACGAAATGACTCCTTAAGTCCTTTTCAG GAACAGAGACTTCTGAGGCTTCAAGCACGATTACAAGTACCTTTTGACGAGAATCGCCCTGATCATCAA GAAGCCTTGaaagcattgtggcatgctGCCTTTCCAGATGTTGCTCTGCAAGGTCTGATCTCCGACCAATGGAAAGAGATGGGTTGGCAAGGTTCTAACCCCTCTACCGACTTTAG GGGTTGCGGTTTTATCTCCCTCGAGAACTTGCTTTTTTACGCCAGGACTTATCCA gCATCTTTCCGTAGGTTATTGTTCAAGCGAGATGGAAATCGAGCAACTTGGGAATACCCGTTTGCTGTTGCTGGCATAAATATATCATTTATGTTGACTGAAATGCTGGATCTTTGCTCAG AAAAACCAAGGTGTCTTCCAGGAATAAATTTCGTGAAACTATTAGGAG AAGATGAAGCCGCCTTTGATGTACTGTATTGTATAGCTTTCGAAATGGTTGATGCTCAGTGGCTCGCAGTGAATGCGTCCTACATGCAGTTTAAC GAGGTTCTACAAGCAACAAGGACGCAGTTGGAAAGGGAGCTGTCTTTGGAAGATACTCAAAGAATACATGATTTACCAGCTTACAATCTATTGTACCAGTAG